A genomic window from Anguilla rostrata isolate EN2019 chromosome 14, ASM1855537v3, whole genome shotgun sequence includes:
- the LOC135239067 gene encoding lysozyme C-like isoform X2, whose product MRALVFLLLVAAASAKVFERCELARTLKAAGMDGYLGVSLGDWVCLARWESSYNTAVTNRNTDGSTDYGIFQINSRYWCNNGVTPTSNGCNISCSSLLSSDISAAITCAKRVVRDPNGIRAWVAWRNHCQGQDVRQYIAGCGV is encoded by the exons ATGAGGGCTCTCGTGTTTCTCCTGCTCGTGGCCGCTGCCAGCGCCAAAGTGTTTGAGCGGTGCGAGCTGGCGAGGACGCTGAAGGCTGCGGGAATGGACGGCTACCTCGGGGTTTCCCTGGGAGACT GGGTCTGCTTGGCCAGGTGGGAGTCGAGCTACAACACGGCCGTCACTAACCGCAACACCGACGGGTCGACGGACTACGGCATCTTCCAGATCAACAGTCGCTATTGGTGTAACAACGGCGTGACCCCCACCTCAAACGGCTGTAACATCTCGTGCTCca GCTTGCTGTCCTCTGACATCAGCGCTGCGATTACGTGTGCCAAGCGTGTGGTCAGAGATCCCAACGGGATCAGAGCATG GGTGGCCTGGCGGAACCACTGTCAGGGACAAGATGTCAGGCAGTACATCGCGGGCTGTGGGGTGTGA
- the LOC135239067 gene encoding lysozyme C-like isoform X1, producing MRALVFLLLMAAASAKVFERCELARTLKAAGMDGYRGVSLGDWVCLARWESSYNTAVTNRNTDGSTDYGIFQINSRYWCNNGVTPTSNGCNISCSSLLSSDISAAITCAKRVVRDPNGIRAWVAWRNHCQGQDVRQYIAGCGV from the exons ATGAGGGCTCTTGTGTTTCTCCTGCTCATGGCCGCAGCCAGCGCCAAAGTGTTTGAGCGGTGCGAGCTGGCGAGGACGCTGAAGGCTGCGGGAATGGACGGCTACCGCGGGGTCTCACTGGGAGACT GGGTCTGCTTGGCCAGGTGGGAGTCGAGCTACAACACGGCCGTCACTAACCGCAACACCGACGGGTCGACGGACTACGGCATCTTCCAGATCAACAGTCGCTATTGGTGTAACAACGGCGTGACCCCCACCTCAAACGGCTGTAACATCTCGTGCTCca GCTTGCTGTCCTCTGACATCAGCGCTGCGATTACGTGTGCCAAGCGTGTGGTCAGAGATCCCAACGGGATCAGAGCATG GGTGGCCTGGCGGAACCACTGTCAGGGACAAGATGTCAGGCAGTACATCGCGGGCTGTGGGGTGTGA
- the LOC135239067 gene encoding lysozyme C-like isoform X3, translating into MRALVFLLLVAAASAKVFERCELARTLKAAGMDGYLGVSLGDWVCLTRWESAYNTSATNHNKDGSTDFGIFQTNSRWWCNDGVTPSENGCNILCSRLLSPDISDAITCAKREVRDPHGIRAWVAWRKYCEGHDVSPYIAGCGV; encoded by the exons ATGAGGGCTCTCGTGTTTCTCCTGCTCGTGGCCGCTGCCAGCGCCAAAGTGTTTGAGCGGTGCGAGCTGGCGAGGACGCTGAAGGCTGCGGGAATGGACGGCTACCTCGGGGTTTCCCTGGGAGACT GGGTCTGCTTGACCAGGTGGGAGTCAGCCTACAACACGTCCGCCACTAACCACAACAAGGACGGATCGACGGACTTCGGCATTTTCCAGACCAACAGTCGCTGGTGGTGTAACGATGGCGTGACCCCCTCTGAGAACGGCTGTAATATCCTGTGCTCCA GACTGCTGTCCCCTGACATCAGCGATGCGATTACGTGTGCCAAGCGTGAGGTCAGAGATCCCCACGGGATCAGAGCATG GGTGGCATGGCGGAAGTACTGCGAGGGACACGATGTCAGCCCATACATCGCGGGCTGTGGGGTGTGA